In one Yarrowia lipolytica chromosome 1A, complete sequence genomic region, the following are encoded:
- a CDS encoding uncharacterized protein (Compare to YALI0A13277g, similar to Saccharomyces cerevisiae ATG4 (YNL223W); ancestral locus Anc_2.18, weakly similar to uniprot|P53867 Saccharomyces cerevisiae YNL223w AUT2 essential for autophagy): MSLQRALQYLWDAEPHNTDHVTPLFCLGQVYDADTSLKEVNDDTEEDGIVVPLDTSNDTSWPPDFLADVQSRIWLSYRTGFPLIPKSDGSGTIHLGKLKNMIRGGGFDPRGYTSDVGWGCMIRTSQSLLANALLFRHLGRGWRWNKGDDFVYLKQETAVSEETAVSEETIISWFLDSPDSPFSIHKFVRHGEKACSTPAGDWFGPSAAGSSIYALCNEFPDSGLKVYYNGNGGGDVYEDELLETGFPLLVLCGLRLGIDNVNPIYWDSLRQMLSLPQSGEQLFYLDPHQPKPAVKTTDKDTTSFHSSRIWKLHLKEMDPSMLVGFYITSEADWETFKGSLTASKEKTSSQIVHIHPSRHNIPSFDEEDEYVSIGGASDDDFVDVTKRARKVAAMTGNTGSGRSSPSILDSHLVTETRDIIESVPPRKRVDNDLTSAPVDVPKPVQKRSQSHGDWEKVEEPEEEMVEVESMKGMQDNGCSAENHGSGLGSVVGRLEAPNMSSIYLIEVVKSHHGIVLLRTVSSYWTVVWPCVVLFTCLPLDLPFLSCL, encoded by the exons ATGTCCCTCCAACGAGCGCTGCAGTATCTGTGGGACGCAGAACCTCACAACACGGACCACGTCACGCCTCTATTCTGTCTGGGCCAGGTTTACGACGCAGACACCAGCCTGAAGGAGGTGAATGACgacacagaagaagacggcATAGTAGTGCCGCTGGACACGTCAAATGATACGTCGTGGCCTCCGGACTTTCTGGCGGACGTGCAGTCGCGAATATGGCTGTCGTACCGAACCGGTTTCCCACTGATTCCGAAATCCGACGGCTCCGGAACCATCCACTTGGGCAAACTCAAGAACATGAtacgtggaggaggattcGATCCGCGAGGCTACACATCGGACGTCGGATGGGGCTGCATGATCCGCACGTCACAGAGCCTCCTCGCAAACGCACTGCTATTCAGACACCTGGGCCGAGGCTGGAGGTGGAACAAGGGCGACGACTTTGTGTATCTCA AGCAAGAAACTGCTGTATCAGAGGAAACCGCTGTCTCAGAGGAAACAATAATATCCTGGTTTCTGGACTCCCCAGACTCTCCGTTCTCAATCCACAAGTTTGTACGCCACGGCGAAAAAGCATGCTCCACGCCAGCTGGCGACTGGTTCGGACCCTCGGCCGCGGGAAGCAGCATTTATGCCCTATGCAACGAGTTTCCGGACTCGGGACTCAAGGTATACTACAATGGcaacggaggaggagacgtTTACGAGGATGAGCTGTTGGAGACGGGGTTCCCTCTTCTCGTGCTCTGTGGACTACGACTGGGTATAGATAACGTCAACCCCATCTACTGGGACTCTCTTCGTCAGATGCTGTCACTTCCTCAGTCT GGCGAACAATTGTTTTACCTCGACCCGCATCAGCCTAAGCCGGCCGTCAAAACTACGGACAAAGATACCACCTCTTTCCATTCCAGCAGAATCTGGAAACTGCATCTGAAAGAGATGGATCCCAGCATGTTGGTGGGTTTTTACATTACGAGTGAGGCCGACTGGGAGACGTTCAAGGGGTCTCTGACGGCTTCAAAGGAGAAAACCAGCTCCCAGATTGTCCACATTCATCCTTCTCGGCATAACATTCCGTCCTTTGATGAAGAGGACGAGTATGTGTCGATTGGAGGGGCTTCTGATGACGACTTTGTGGACGTGACCAAACGGGCACGCAAGGTGGCAGCCATGACAGGAAACACAGGCAGCGGGCGGTCTTCTCCATCGATTCTCGACAGCCACCTCGTCACTGAGACAAGGGATATTATCGAGTCCGTTCCTCCCCGAAAACGGGTGGACAACGACCTCACTTCTGCCCCAGTGGACGTTCCCAAACCTGTTCAGAAGAGATCGCAATCTCATGGAGACTGGGAGAAGGTAGAAGagcctgaggaggagatggtggaAGTTGAGAGCATGAAGGGTATGCAGGACAACGGCTGCTCGGCCGA AAACCACGGATCGGGATTGGGTAGTGTAGTTGGCAGACTCGAGGCACCGAATATGTCATCTATATACTTGATCGAAGTTGTAAAATCACACCATGGAATCGTGCTCCTTAGGACGGTGTCATCATACTGGACAGTCGTATGGCCTTGTGTTGTATTATTCACATGCCTGCCGTTGGACTTGCCGTTTCTGTCCTGCTTATAA
- a CDS encoding uncharacterized protein (Compare to YALI0A13497g, weakly similar to uniprot|Q7RYR1 Neurospora crassa NCU00399.1 hypothetical protein), whose protein sequence is MLSNTVALITAATAALAAPVANQERTEHPTYSLHAILPGQGASGMKPLQVRGNDVVYGLEQGYSYFKVEDVGNALANVISEGQGPRQLFANVETGKLDVKDGPAPPLEGNSGGWAYNGDQTVKELSSYGTNQFYSCDSKTDPLHGGQVVYVFNGGYACPDPIKFTIAATLQ, encoded by the coding sequence atgctCTCCAACACTGTCGCCCTTATTACCGCCGCCACTGCTGCGTTGGCTGCTCCCGTCGCCAACCAGGAGCGAACTGAACACCCTACCTACTCTCTCCACGCCATCTTGCCCGGCCAGGGAGCTTCTGGCATGAAGCCTCTCCAAGTCCGTGGTAACGATGTGGTCTACGGACTGGAGCAGGGCTACTCCTACTTCAAGGTAGAGGATGTTGGAAACGCCCTGGCCAACGTCATTTCTGAGGGACAGGGACCTCGACAACTCTTTGCCAACGTGGAGACAGGAAAGCTGGACGTGAAAGACGGCCCTGCCCCTCCTCTTGAGGGCAACAGCGGAGGCTGGGCTTACAACGGAGATCAGACTGTCAAGGAGCTTTCTTCGTACGGAACCAACCAGTTTTACTCCTGCGACTCCAAGACAGACCCTCTTCACGGAGGACAGGTGGTCTACGTCTTCAACGGAGGCTATGCCTGTCCGGATCCTATCAAGTTCACCATTGCGGCGACCCTGCAGTAA
- a CDS encoding uncharacterized protein (Compare to YALI0A13299g, similar to Saccharomyces cerevisiae SRM1 (YGL097W); ancestral locus Anc_6.166, weakly similar to uniprot|P21827 Saccharomyces cerevisiae YGL097w SRM1 GDP/GTP exchange factor for GSP1P/GSP2P) yields the protein MVRLTRTKVTKKPATTKAVSKKQSAKTAKVNGVKAAAAKQELEKKTVKEEKPIPAAKAPSRLRLSAIQRKHKHSPTLLPLPSINKVDCEVFAFGTGDMCELGLGPEKASTVKRPRLSPYLSKEIVDIAVGGQHGLVLDSQGRVWSWGGNDLGALGRDTSGHEVLKDMDADESDDEDDPKLNPAESIPALVDTDQRFVKIEASDSLSLALTAEGDVWAWGSFRNSQGTMGFSDKVKVQNRPVKIEELSNIAAIAAGRDHVLALTQWGTVHTWGDSENFRLGWKSNRSTLSPRELGLKNIVYVGAGEFHSFAIDTDGKVLAWGLNQYGQCGILGQSDNAAVDGPTYVDALDGKDIVAVTGGEHHSLALSKDGTVYSFGRYDYHQIGFTTKDLPEGTVRDDKGNPRFLPVPSPLSLGGEDDDEKLPKMRFIACGAHHSLIIDVDGRVWTWGFSSSFQTGHAEEDDVETPRKIMNTAIKPIDVKMAGGGGQFSVVAGVRKEE from the coding sequence ATGGTGCGATTAACCCGAACCAAAGTGACGAAAAAGCCCGCGACCACCAAGGCGGtgtccaagaagcagagcGCCAAGACCGCCAAGGTCAACGGAGTCAAGGCGGCGGCGGCcaagcaggagctggagaagaagacggtcaaggaggagaagcccatTCCCGCGGCCAAGGCGCCCTCAAGGCTGCGACTGTCGGCCATCCAGCGAAAACATAAACACAGCCCGACGCTGCTGCCCCTTCcctccatcaacaaggtggATTGCGAGGTGTTTGCATTCGGAACCGGAGACATGTGCGAGCTGGGTCTGGGTCCCGAAAAGGCCTCCACTGTCAAGCGACCCCGTCTGTCGCCCTACCtgtccaaggagattgtggacaTTGCCGTCGGAGGCCAGCATGGACTGGTGCTGGACTCCCAGGGACGAGTGTGGTCGTGGGGAGGCAACGATCTGGGAGCCCTGGGACGAGACACCTCGGGCCAtgaggtgctcaaggacatggaCGCAGACGAGTCCGATGACGAGGATGACCCCAAGCTCAACCCTGCCGAGTCAATTCCCGCCCTGGTCGACACCGACCAGCGGTTCGTCAAGATTGAGGCTTCCGACTCCCTGTCTCTGGCCCTCACTGCTGAGGGAGACGTGTGGGCCTGGGGCTCGTTCCGAAACTCCCAGGGAACCATGGGTTTCAGcgacaaggtcaaggtcCAGAACCGGCCCGTCAAGATCGAGGAGCTGTCTAACATTGCCGCCATTGCTGCTGGCCGAGACCACGTGCTCGCCCTGACCCAGTGGGGAACCGTGCACACCTGGGGAGACTCGGAAAACTTCCGTCTGGGATGGAAGTCTAACCGATCCACCCTTTCTCCTCGAGAGCTAGgtctcaagaacattgtGTACGTAGGCGCCGGCGAGTTCCATTCGTTTGCAATTGATACCGACGGAAAGGTGCTTGCCTGGGGTCTCAACCAGTACGGCCAGTGCGGTATTCTGGGCCAGAGCGACAACGCTGCCGTCGACGGACCCACCTACGTCGATGCTCTTGATGGAAAGGACATTGTGGCCGTCACTGGAGGAGAACACCACTCTTTGGCTCTGTCCAAGGACGGAACCGTCTACTCCTTTGGACGATACGACTACCACCAGATTGGcttcaccaccaaggaTCTTCCCGAGGGCACCGTTCGAGACGACAAGGGCAACCCTCGATTCCTGCCcgttccttctcctctttctctcgGCGgagaggacgacgacgagaaaCTGCCCAAGATGCGCTTCATTGCCTGCGGTGCTCACCACTCCCTGATCATCGATGTTGACGGCCGTGTGTGGACTTggggcttctcctcgtccttccAGACAGGCCatgccgaggaggacgatgtCGAGACCCCCCGAAAGATCATGAACACCGCCATCAAGCCCATCGATGTCAAGAtggctggtggaggaggccagTTTTcggttgttgctggtgttCGAAAGGAGGAGTAA
- a CDS encoding uncharacterized protein (Compare to YALI0A13321g, similar to Saccharomyces cerevisiae YPL260W; ancestral locus Anc_7.125, similar to uniprot|Q08977 Saccharomyces cerevisiae ORF YPL260W) yields MSLLFNEQNTHKDDTVPANEKEMLSKLVALRDQLTALKLDRQTYLKQEDISRIYNQVVEEVSLLNQIRSDPSLEDEYNRVDVVLDDVFQLLSLSFLTIGHNKSAAATYASLSTVRRLLSHLKESQIYTGNDYEPVRARLDEIQAILKQQSEENPEVIALIERELKVCMEGLKEVEEAYNHVIPEVGVLLQKVYTIRREIMSVASTPDAKDGKRSVATELQPLLKQLQNIEKTHLTGEKNEFITSSGEKLVDKSAGLLAGQIDDCFELIKDFEAETNRVDPSLLPVYSELLHLKTTLEGLTITHRWTMRETDLYGYQKKLQAIDERRVGGLFVPEKDKDCTTCDLADSVNNLSVDDKDKNDKKDSLDKEGSPTKLAGQSILLYLLRRCYALIYKLLESSEPISEALTPLHNQLKTMRRFLLDIKRLGGISSVRELYPYQLKLRSIDNQRVDGKFMQGNSIPEGQGMVNALLAECFDICHELQVDYENEEEDDNNEDEDDEDETK; encoded by the coding sequence ATGTCGCTATTATTCAACGAgcaaaacacacacaaggaCGACACGGTCCCCGCcaacgagaaggagatgctGAGCAAGCTGGTGGCTCTCCGGGACCAGTTGACCGCGCTCAAGCTCGACCGACAGACCTATCTCAAGCAGGAAGATATTTCTCGAATCTACAAccaggtggtggaggaggtttctCTGCTGAACCAGATTCGGTCGGATCCCAGCTTGGAGGACGAGTACAACCGGGTGGATGTCGTATTGGACGACGTTTTCCAACTGCTTTCGCTGTCGTTTCTGACCATTGGACACAACAAGAGTGCGGCCGCGACGTACGCCTCTCTTTCGACAGTTCGACGACTTCTGAGTCATCTCAAGGAGTCGCAAATTTACACGGGCAACGACTACGAGCCTGTTCGGGCGCGGCTAGACGAGATCCAGGCGATTCTCAAGCAGCAAAGTGAAGAGAACCCGGAGGTGATCGCTCTGATTGAACGAGAGCTTAAGGTGTGCATGGAGGgcctcaaggaggtggaggaggcctACAACCACGTGATTCCAGAGGTCGGCGTGCTGCTGCAAAAGGTTTATACAATCCGACGGGAGATCATGAGCGTGGCCTCTACGCCTGACGCCAAGGACGGAAAGCGATCTGTGGCCACCGAGCTGCAGCCGCTTCTCAAGCAACTACAGAATATTGAGAAGACGCATCTGACGGGCGAGAAAAACGAGTTCATCACCTCGTCGGGAGAGAAGCTTGTCGACAAGTCTGCTGGTTTGTTGGCGGGCCAGATTGACGACTGTTtcgagctcatcaaggactTTGAGGCCGAGACGAATCGAGTCGAtccttctcttctgccTGTCTACTCGGAGCTGCTGCACCTCAAGACCACTCTTGAGGGTCTTACCATCACCCACAGATGGACAATGCGAGAAACCGATCTCTACGGctaccagaagaagctgcaggCGATCGATGAGCGACGGGTGGGCGGTTTATTTGTGcccgagaaggacaaggactGCACAACCTGCGATTTGGCTGACTCGGTGAACAACCTGTCTGTTGACGATAAGGACAAGAACGATAAGAAGGACTCATTGGATAAGGAGGGATCGCCCACTAAGCTGGCCGGGCAGTCGATTCTGCTTTACCTGCTGCGACGATGCTACGCCCTCATCTACAAGCTGCTAGAGTCGTCGGAGCCTATTTCCGAGGCTCTGACGCCACTACACAACCAGCTCAAGACCATGCGGCGGTTCCTGCTCGACATAAAGCGTTTGGGCGGAATTTCTTCGGTCCGAGAACTTTATCCATaccagctcaagctgcGATCCATTGATAACCAGCGAGTGGATGGCAAGTTCATGCAGGGAAACTCCATTCCCGAGGGTCAGGGAATGGTCAATGCTTTGTTAGCGGAGTGTTTTGATATCTGTCATGAGTTGCAGGTTGATTACGAgaatgaagaggaggacgacaacaatgaagatgaagatgatgaagacgagACCAAGTAG
- a CDS encoding uncharacterized protein (Compare to YALI0A13387g, similar to Saccharomyces cerevisiae ASN2 (YGR124W) and ASN1 (YPR145W); ancestral locus Anc_3.483, highly similar to uniprot|P49090 Saccharomyces cerevisiae YGR124w ASN2 asparagine synthetase), whose protein sequence is MCGIFAAYKLPDVAEYKTHALQLSKRIRHRGPDWSGNCSKNNTIICHERLAIVGLDTGAQPITSPDESIVLGVNGEIYNHRILRKEFPDYKFKTHSDCEPIIPLYEKYGIDAPKKLDGMFAFVLYDSNKDRIIAARDPIGITTLYMGRSYKNPQTVWFASELKCLVDDCDEIKAFPPGHVYDSDTDKITRYFEPSWWDGSKIPTKRVDYKELREALEAAVRKRLMSEVPYGVLLSGGLDSSLIASIAARETRRAAPEKTVNQDLAGVDEQGHLTNSSGSRLHSFSVGLPGAPDLLAAQKCAEFIGTIHHEYTFTVQEGLDALRDVIYHLETFDVTTIRASTPMYLLSRKIKAGGVKMVLSGEGSDEVFGGYLYFGAAPSPEAFHTECVQRVKNLHYADCLRANKSTMAWGLEARVPFLDKQFLEVAMNIDPKDKIIDKDHIEKYSIRKAFDTSDEPGAEPYLPDEILWRQKEQFSDGVGYSWIDGLKDAAENTITDEQLKNPKPHWGADVPKTKEAYWYRCMFDELFPQPAAATTVMRWIPKADWGCAEDPSGRYVKSHSAHKQ, encoded by the coding sequence ATGTGTGGAATTTTCGCCGCCTACAAACTGCCCGACGTGGCCGAGTACAAGACACATGCGCTGCAGCTGTCCAAGCGAATCCGACACCGGGGCCCCGACTGGTCGGGAAACTGCTCCAAGAACAACACCATCATTTGCCACGAGCGACTGGCCATTGTGGGTCTGGACACCGGAGCCCAGCCCATCACCTCGCCTGACGAGTCGATTGTTCTGGGAGTGAACGGAGAGATCTACAACCACCGAATCCTGCGAAAGGAGTTCCCCGactacaagttcaagaccCACTCGGACTGTGAGCCCATCATTCCTCTGTACGAGAAGTACGGCATCGACGcccccaagaagctcgaCGGAATGTTTGCCTTTGTTCTGTACgactccaacaaggaccGAATTATCGCCGCCCGAGACCCCATTGGAATCACCACCCTGTACATGGGCCGATCTTACAAGAACCCCCAGACTGTGTGGTTTGCCAGCGAGCTCAAGTGTCTGGTGGACGACTgtgacgagatcaaggccTTCCCCCCCGGCCACGTCTACGACTCCGACACCGACAAGATCACCCGATACTTTGAGCCCTCCTGGTGGGACGGATCCAAGATCCCCACCAAGCGAGTTGACTACAAGGAGCTCCGagaggctctggaggctgcTGTTCGAAAGCGACTCATGTCCGAGGTTCCCTACGGTGTTCTGCTTTCCGGCGGTCTCGATTCTTCTCTGATTGCCTCCATCGCTGCCCGAGAGACccgacgagctgctccCGAGAAGACCGTCAACCAGGATCTTGCCGGTGTCGACGAGCAGGGCCACCTGACCAACTCTTCCGGCTCGCGACTGCACTCCTTCTCCGTCGGTCTGCCCGGCGCTCCCGATCTGCTTGCCGCCCAGAAGTGTGCCGAGTTCATTGGCACCATCCATCACGAGTACACCTTCACTGTCCAGGAGGGTCTGGACGCTCTTCGAGACGTCATCTATCACCTGGAGACCTTTGACGTGACCACCATCCGAGCCTCCACCCCCATGTACCTGCTTTCTCGAAAGATCAAGGCCGGAGGAGTCAAGATGGTTCTGTCCGGTGAGGGATCCGATGAGGTCTTTGGcggctacttgtactttggCGCTGCTCCCTCTCCCGAGGCCTTCCACACCGAGTGTGTGCAGCGAGTCAAGAACCTGCACTACGCCGACTGTCTGCGAGCCAACAAGTCCACCATGGCCTGGGGACTGGAGGCCCGAGTGCCCTTCCTGGACAAGCAGTTCCTGGAGGTTGCCATGAACATTGATCCTAAGGACAAGATCATCGACAAGGACCACATTGAGAAGTACTCCATCCGAAAGGCCTTTGATACCTCCGACGAGCCCGGCGCTGAGCCCTACCTGCCCGACGAGATTCTGTGGCGACAGAAGGAGCAGTTTTCCGACGGAGTTGGCTACTCGTGGATCGACGGTCTCAAGGATGCCGCCGAGaacaccatcaccgacgagcagctcaagaacccCAAGCCTCACTGGGGTGCTGACGTtcccaagaccaaggaggcctACTGGTACCGATGCATGTTCGACGAGCTGTTCCCCCAGCCCGCCGCCGCCACCACCGTCATGCGATGGATCCCCAAGGCCGACTGGGGATGTGCCGAGGATCCTTCCGGACGATACGTCAAGTCTCACTCTGCTCATAAGCAGTAG
- a CDS encoding uncharacterized protein (Compare to YALI0A13255g, no similarity), whose amino-acid sequence MFPQLPIKATWTAREDQIANGVANPVGEKNPEDRCATLGVEAFTMTHCSNFGSKDLIKSSHFVKTVDLSIKNTWHLMTLLRPSKWIKAMVSFFYDERIPMDVDTPCGVLVLARSYDIPLQGSLAI is encoded by the exons ATGTTCCCTCAACTCCCCATAAAGGCAACATGGACggctcgagaagatcagaTCGCTAATGGTGTCGCCAACCCTGTTGGTGAGAAAAACCCCGAG GACCGATGTGCCACTCTCGGTGTCGAGGCCTTTACCATGACTCATTGCTCCAACTTTGGGTCCAAAGATCTCATCAAGTCCTCCCATTTTGTCAAGACCGTGGATCTGTCCATCAAGAACACGTGGCACTTGATGACGTTACTTCGGCCTTCAAAGTGGATCAAGGCCATGGTATCCTTCTTCTATGACGAGAGAATCCCCATGGACGTCGATACCCCCTGTGGAGTTCTTGTTCTGGCCCGATCTTACGATATTCCGCTTCAGGGCTCTCTGGCGATCTAA